A part of Plasmodium coatneyi strain Hackeri chromosome 8, complete sequence genomic DNA contains:
- a CDS encoding DnaJ like subfamily A member 5, which yields MDIEKCKCFYEILNVESTATVEEIKKSYKKIILQYHPDKNSHLAEEEQKRCTNIFRQIQEAYECLVDERRRKWYDKNRLRIIAGKESEEKREQNRQARRRSGSAGSSESGGGTTSGINIWEYFSSSCYDGFNDKDERSFYNVYRKLFEEIIKEENEELSMRYRYSKKGHQEDETANERNKVNAPSFGDSKSEGKQIDEFYSYWSNFSTVKKFDYSYEYMKMYEQENRHVRRNLKKVAEKRSLKERKEFNENVRSLVEHLKKHDTRYLNRVVELAEEKRKKAEEKERQRKEQMLQRKLLFEQNEEKREDPVGEEQPCGYSTCSEQGDNEKGDHAGGRGQRNYDPHCEDGEDEDGGEDKNNENPYGEIIYRCEVCRKNFKSMKQYNSHEKSKKHVSNFLKHAKRYAVGGIFGADGAEPQGEQVDDQVDDMMDNLNNPQSDNSDELLDTRAPKSKTKKKKDKKNTAPVNNLPERINSASESSHQDEDIFSWYKGKKKRNRNKLVHASEEEGVSDKTESLQPEGSPQEDDSAQEEAPSQAANATNSSDDYASSKRKKKLLKKKKKKEGINRKVNEEKKLEEPKEDSKDISGKANSKSKIKESTKSLVCKMCRETFDSRNKLFAHIQKEGHAANKVVADVPAKVNKNKKGNSKREKLL from the coding sequence ATGGATATAGAAAAATGCAAGTGCTTCTACGAAATATTAAACGTTGAAAGCACGGCCACGGTGGAGGAAATCAAGAagagttacaaaaaaattattcttcagTACCACCCAGATAAGAATTCCCATTTGgcggaggaagaacaaaaaaggtgtacaaatatatttcGACAAATTCAGGAAGCATATGAATGTTTGGTGGAcgagaggaggaggaagtggTATGACAAAAATCGTCTGCGAATAATTGCAGGAAAGGAAAGTGAGGAAAAGAGGGAGCAAAACAGACAAGcacgaagaagaagtggaAGCGCCGGAAGTAGTGAAAGCGGAGGAGGAACCACCTCAGGTATAAACATTTGGGAATATTTCAGCAGCAGTTGTTACGATGGATTTAATGACAAAGACGAAAGAAGTTTCTATAATGTGTacagaaaattatttgaagaaataataaaagaagaaaatgaggaGCTAAGTATGCGTTACCGTTACAGTAAGAAGGGACACCAGGAGGATGAGACCGCGAATGAGAGGAACAAAGTTAATGCACCCTCATTTGGGGATTCCAAATCGGAGGGAAAACAAATTGAtgaattttattcatattggTCCAATTTTTCTactgttaaaaaatttgactACTCATACGAATATAtgaaaatgtatgaacaggAGAATAGACACGTGAGacggaatttaaaaaaagtcgCTGAAAAGAGAAGcttaaaggaaaggaaggagtttAATGAAAATGTGAGGTCTCTGGTGGAACATTTGAAGAAGCATGATACTAGGTACCTTAACAGGGTTGTGGAGTTGGCCgaggagaagaggaaaaaggcggaagagaaggaaaggcaaCGTAAAGAGCAGATGCTTCAGAGGAAATTACTCTTTGAGCAGAATGAGGAGAAGCGGGAAGACCCCGTGGGAGAGGAACAACCATGTGGTTATTCCACGTGCAGCGAACAGGGTGACAACGAGAAAGGCGACCATGCTGGTGGTAGGGGTCAAAGGAACTACGACCCCCATTGTGAAGACGGTGAAGATGAAGATGGTGGAGAAGACAAAAATAACGAAAACCCATACGGCGAAATCATCTACAGGTGCGAAGTGTGCaggaagaattttaaaaGCATGAAGCAGTACAACTCGCACGAGAAGTCCAAGAAGCATGTAAGCAACTTTTTGAAGCACGCCAAGAGGTATGCCGTGGGGGGCATTTTCGGTGCGGACGGGGCCGAACCGCAGGGTGAACAGGTGGATGATCAGGTGGATGATATGATGGATAACCTAAATAACCCACAAAGCGACAACTCGGATGAGCTGCTAGACACGCGCGCCCCAAAGtcgaaaacgaaaaaaaagaaagacaaAAAGAACACGGCACCAGTGAATAACCTACCCGAGCGGATCAACTCCGCCTCGGAGTCTTCACACCAGGATGAAGACATCTTCTCATGGtacaaagggaagaagaagcggaATCGAAACAAATTGGTGCATGCATCGGAAGAAGAGGGCGTGTCTGATAAAACAGAAAGTTTGCAGCCAGAGGGGTCACCTCAGGAGGACGATTCTGCACAGGAGGAGGCCCCCTCGCAGGCTGCAAACGCAACGAACTCGAGTGACGACTATGCATCCTccaagcgaaaaaaaaaattgctaaagaagaagaaaaaaaaagaaggcatTAATAGGAAAgtaaacgaagaaaaaaaattggaagagcCGAAAGAAGACAGTAAGGACATAAGCGGAAAAGCAAATTcgaaaagtaaaataaaagaaagtacaaaaagtctggtgtgtaaaatgtgcaGGGAAACATTTGACTCaagaaataaattatttgcaCACATACAGAAGGAAGGACACGCAGCAAATAAAGTTGTTGCTGACGTGCCTGCAAaggtgaataaaaataaaaagggaaacagcAAGAGGGAGAAATTGCTATAA
- a CDS encoding Regulator of nonsense transcripts — translation MDSTFDYNQIDVDDFDDFYNFCTLKEKEKKKNGKNIGEQFFQTDVKNGENRAGDEDGEESTDNSSVDTTSMYKEGNEKNRSTGKNSKPVLRACNTSHEKRLDEVQTEEENRFMERRVLDLEHRYAYVDDGYYDTGGKIEMEDESLAEESIANYNKDDQWNNMEYKKKKKKNEQRDGKNMGFNNPHSSNNCNVHSLQERSSYGDHTSNRYVSISKEDYERDKKKMYEDYNGRRKYPRDYSQYSNSNCDSYSYSVDMTCVSKGNKEEPKYFRCRYCEMDSVDSVVQCNTCGRWFCNGSYGTCGSHIVTHLVRSKHKEIKLHKKSLLGETILECYNCGCKNVFLLGFLPTPEEGVVVIICRDPCLARCISLSGKGQAKGEMEQEELKQIDEKGNPTEVKNTPEGEPKKGKKKTVPYEDFHAEEELIGTDEDDVVSTKEDMDMVKSKGYLSSDDLGTMSEQEKGSDGGGSSLGVLTGKEKNQRGEERKTEKDVNQKENESDAGSSYSTNVGNNVKELVKMKDWDLNKWQPVIEDRCLLEWLVNIPTAEEAERKGKRTTSYNVNKLEELWKNKKDVYIDELDAEILNDEPVKVELRYKDAYHYQSIFAPLIQLEADYDKSIKEGQKQANVTVRWDIGLNKKRYAHFIYVKEESELRLVAGDELKLSYTYPDGTVWTCEGHISRIHNTEEIALELRTSGTASGPWVDNITTGYTVEFVWKSTAYDRMQLALNEFAQDSYSLSGYLYHKLLGHEVSEESLNYYKTALTNQVHGKRTPRIANYSAPNLAALNHSQIDAIKKSLVSPLSLIQGPPGTGKTLTCATLVYHLSKTKMGKVLVTAPSNVAVDQLSVRIHKTGLKVVRLCAKSREYVPSIADYLYLHNQMKLLKSDIGEELNKLLELKEEVGELSQKDERRLKKLIFFAEYKILVEADVICTTCVGAMDKRLKRFRFSQVLVDEATQSTEPECLVPLVTGAKQIVLVGDHCQLGPIIVCKKAANAGLGKSLFERLVMLGITPFRLEVQYRMHPALSEFPSYVFYDGCLQNGITLKEREYPLKDFPWPNPKCPMFFYNSTGLEEMSASGTSYLNRAEASNMEKLVRTLINCGLKPSQIGVITPYEGQRAYITSLFQKNISYQHSTEIEVASVDAFQGREKDFILLSCVRSNKKLGIGFLNDPRRLNVALTRAKYGLIICGNAKVLSRHHVIVRKSHNSNETITNVNSVWINLLSQFKKKDLIVEGCLSNLKPMNIHIPTPTKQPSRYINFSYFLSSERPFRGGVFSDSRSRSRSGGSDKSDKTGRSEGSHAGSDDCRTQSSSSFLHMNMSNLSYCSDEVMNKDFLSYMHQRQSGGSKQIVKPYIDNLSQGSQFNDFSSVNEKCQSDNFSNYETGSSLSISTNKYAKENLMRYNGGSLREDRKNRVASNFADSNFGEDYHGSSFVRNSDMLHYPFHYGSKRDASSLHNGQGLHGSHRSHNPRSNAAHHGYIKQNHPNTVEQRKYRYRNV, via the coding sequence ATGGACAGCACATTCGACTACAACCAAATAGATGTGGACGATTTTGACGACTTTTACAATTTCTGTActctgaaggagaaggagaaaaaaaaaaatgggaaaaatattggGGAGCAGTTTTTCCAAACGGAtgtgaaaaatggagaaaacaGGGCAGGCGACGAAGACGGGGAAGAAAGCACGGATAATTCCTCCGTAGACACCACGAGCATgtacaaagaaggaaatgagaaaaataggTCGActggaaaaaatagcaaaccAGTACTACGGGCTTGCAACACTTCGCATGAGAAGAGGCTGGATGAGGTGCaaacagaggaagaaaaccGCTTCATGGAGAGGAGAGTTCTTGACTTGGAACACAGATACGCATATGTAGATGATGGTTATTACGATACCGGTGGTAAGATCGAAATGGAAGATGAAAGTTTGGCAGAGGAGAGTATTGCTAATTACAACAAGGATGACCAGTGGAATAACAtggaatacaaaaaaaagaaaaaaaaaaacgaacagaGGGATGGAAAGAACATGGGCTTCAATAATCCGCACAGTAGCAATAACTGCAATGTGCACTCCCTCCAGGAGAGAAGCAGCTATGGGGATCACACTTCCAACAGGTACGTTAGCATATCGAAAGAGGACTACGAgcgggataaaaaaaaaatgtacgaagATTAcaatggaaggagaaagtacCCAAGAGATTACAGCCAATACTCGAACAGTAACTGTGACAGTTACAGCTATAGTGTTGATATGACATGCGTCAGTAAgggaaataaagaagagcCAAAATATTTCAGATGTCGTTACTGTGAAATGGATTCTGTGGATAGTGTGGTTCAGTGCAACACGTGCGGTCGATGGTTCTGCAATGGGTCCTACGGTACATGTGGTAGCCACATTGTTACGCATCTGGTGAGGTCCAAACACAAGGAAATTAAACTACACAAGAAGAGCCTCCTCGGGGAGACCATCTTGGAGTGCTATAACTGTGGgtgcaaaaatgtgtttcTGCTGGGGTTCTTACCCACGCCGGAGGAGGGAGTTGTCGTCATTATATGCAGGGACCCTTGCTTAGCCAGGTGCATTTCACTGAGCGGGAAGGGCCAGGCGAAGGGCGAAATGGAACAAGAGGAGTTGAAGCAAATAgatgaaaaggggaaccccACTGAAGTGAAGAACACCCCAGAGGGAGAGCctaagaaggggaaaaaaaaaactgtaccTTATGAAGATTTCCACGCGGAAGAGGAGCTAATTGGCACGGACGAAGATGACGTTGTGAGCACGAAGGAAGACATGGACATGGTGAAGAGTAAGGGCTACCTAAGCAGCGATGATTTGGGCACTATGAGTGAGCAGGAAAAGGGGAGCGACGGGGGAGGAAGTTCCCTTGGGGTGCTTacagggaaggagaagaatcaaaggggggaagagagaaaaacgGAGAAGGATGTTAACCAGAAAGAGAACGAATCCGATGCCGGAAGCAGTTATAGCACAAATGTAGGAAACAATGTAAAGGAGCTTGTAAAGATGAAGGACTGGGATTTAAACAAATGGCAACCAGTGATTGAAGACAGGTGTCTACTAGAATGGCTAGTAAATATCCCCACGgcggaagaagcagaaagaaagggaaagagaacCACATCCTATAATGTGAACAAGCTAGAAGAGctatggaaaaataaaaaagacgtATATATAGACGAGCTAGATGCAGAGATACTGAATGATGAACCCGTTAAGGTAGAGCTAAGGTATAAAGACGCTTACCATTATCAGTCCATCTTTGCACCGTTGATCCAGTTAGAGGCGGACTACGATAAATCCATAAAGGAGGGTCAGAAACAAGCAAATGTAACAGTCCGTTGGGATATAGgattgaataaaaaaaggtatgCCCACTTTATTTacgtgaaggaagaaagtgaacTAAGGTTAGTAGCAGGAGATGAGTTAAAATTGTCGTATACATATCCAGACGGAACGGTGTGGACTTGCGAAGGACACATTTCTAGAATTCACAATACGGAGGAAATAGCCTTAGAATTAAGAACGTCTGGTACGGCTAGTGGACCATGGGTAGATAACATAACCACGGGGTATACAGTGGAGTTTGTTTGGAAAAGTACAGCATACGATCGAATGCAGTTAGCGTTGAATGAGTTTGCTCAGGACTCCTATTCACTCAGTGGGTACTTGTATCATAAGTTGCTAGGCCATGAAGTGTCGGAGGAGTCACTAAATTATTACAAAACGGCATTGACCAATCAGGTCCATGGGAAGAGGACTCCACGCATCGCAAATTATTCCGCCCCCAATTTGGCTGCACTGAATCACTCACAAATTGATGCTATAAAGAAAAGCTTAGTTTCGCCGTTATCCCTAATTCAAGGACCACCAGGGACAGGGAAAACATTAACCTGTGCTACGCTGGTGTATCATTTGTCCAAGAcgaaaatggggaaggtgTTAGTCACCGCCCCGAGTAACGTTGCCGTAGATCAGCTTTCTGTAAGGATACACAAAACTGGACTAAAGGTAGTACGACTGTGTGCGAAAAGTAGAGAATACGTACCCAGCATTGCAGATTATTTGTACCTCCACAATCAGATGAAGTTACTAAAATCGGATATTGGAGAGGAGCTGAACAAATTACTTGaactgaaggaggaagtagGAGAGTTGTCACAAAAGGATGAAAGGAggttaaaaaagttaatcTTTTTCGCAGAATATAAAATATTGGTAGAGGCAGATGTGATATGTACTACCTGTGTTGGTGCCATGGACAAACGGTTGAAACGTTTTCGATTTAGCCAAGTGTTAGTAGATGAAGCGACTCAGTCAACAGAACCAGAGTGTTTGGTACCCCTCGTAACGGGAGCTAAACAGATTGTACTGGTTGGAGACCACTGCCAGTTGGGTCCAATAATAGTTTGTAAAAAGGCAGCCAATGCGGGTTTGGGAAAGAGCCTATTCGAACGGTTAGTTATGTTGGGTATCACACCATTCAGGTTGGAAGTGCAGTACCGTATGCACCCAGCATTAAGTGAATTCCCATCGTACGTCTTCTATGATGGTTGTCTGCAGAACGGGATCACCTTGAAGGAGAGGGAATATCCACTGAAGGATTTTCCGTGGCCGAATCCGAAGTGCCCTATGTTCTTTTACAATTCCACCGGGTTGGAAGAAATGTCTGCCTCCGGGACGAGCTACTTAAACAGAGCAGAAGCGTCCAATATGGAGAAGCTAGTTAGAACGCTCATAAATTGTGGGTTGAAGCCATCTCAAATTGGGGTTATAACACCGTATGAGGGGCAGAGGGCGTATataacttccctttttcagaAAAACATTTCTTATCAACATTCAACGGAGATTGAAGTGGCATCAGTGGATGCATTtcaaggaagggaaaaggactTCATCCTTCTCTCTTGTGTTCGATCGAACAAGAAATTAGGAATTGGTTTTTTAAATGACCCAAGAAGGTTAAACGTAGCATTGACGAGGGCCAAGTATGGGTTGATCATATGTGGTAATGCCAAGGTGCTTTCGAGACATCACGTAATTGTAAGGAAGTCTCATAACTCGAATGAGACAATCACGAATGTGAACTCCGTGTGGATTAACCTGCTAAGTCAGTTTAAGAAGAAGGACCTCATCGTCGAGGGGTGCTTATCCAATTTGAAACCGATGAACATTCATATACCGACCCCGACGAAGCAGCCGTCCAGATACATCAACTTTAGTTACTTCTTGTCGAGTGAGAGGCCTTTCCGGGGGGGCGTATTCTCAGATAGTAGGAGCAGGAGCAGAAGTGGTGGTAGTGATAAAAGCGATAAAACTGgcagaagtgaaggaagccACGCTGGCAGTGACGACTGTAGAACCCAAAGCAGCAGCTCCTTTTTACACATGAATATGTCAAACCTCAGCTACTGCAGTGACGAGGTGATGAACAAGGACTTCCTGAGCTACATGCATCAAAGGCAAAGTGGAGGAAGCAAGCAGATCGTAAAACCTTACATAGACAATTTGAGTCAGGGATCCCAATTCAATGACTTTTCTTCTGTTAATGAAAAATGCCAAAGTGACAACTTCTCGAATTATGAGACTGGATCTTCCCTTTCGATTAGCACGAACAAATATGCCAAGGAAAATTTGATGCGCTACAATGGCGGCAGTTTGCGTGAGGATAGGAAGAACCGTGTGGCCAGCAATTTTGCGGATTCCAATTTTGGAGAAGACTACCATGGCAGCAGCTTCGTGAGGAACTCTGATATGCTTCATTACCCATTTCACTACGGAAGTAAGAGGGACGCCTCCAGTCTGCACAACGGGCAGGGATTACACGGATCACACCGATCGCATAATCCGCGAAGTAATGCCGCCCACCACGGGTACATTAAACAGAACCACCCGAATACAGTAGAACAAAGGAAATATCGATATAGAAATGTATGA